In Kogia breviceps isolate mKogBre1 chromosome 7, mKogBre1 haplotype 1, whole genome shotgun sequence, a single window of DNA contains:
- the LOC131760327 gene encoding LOW QUALITY PROTEIN: olfactory receptor 10T2-like (The sequence of the model RefSeq protein was modified relative to this genomic sequence to represent the inferred CDS: deleted 1 base in 1 codon) translates to MDNHTTVSTFFLWGFSSFPDLQDLSFVIIFFSHVTIVVANVSITVAIKLNQNLHTPMYFFLCGLSFSENCTTMVIIPCMLVDLLSESKTISLPERATQMFFFFGLGANNCLLLAAMSYDHYTAIHNLLHYTVLMTQKICFQLMTVACVTGIVVSLCIVLVVFNLSFCDSSTIKHFFCDITSVVSLACDYTFFQKMVLAFTAFVLVGSFIFITISCVFIGSIVMRMPSAQRRFKAFSTCSFHLTVVCIHYGFDGFVYLRPKDSDSFCEDMLMAVTYTVLTPLLNPIVYSLRKKEMKMSLKKVLGNICRFSPRW, encoded by the exons ATGGACAATCATACCACAGTGAGCACATTCTTTCTGTGgggattttccagttttccagaCCTGCAAGATCTCTCCTTCGTGATAATTTTCTTCTCCCATGTGACCATCGTAGTTGCAAATGTGTCCATAACGGTGGCCATCAAGCTCAATCAAAATCTTCACACCCCCATGTACTTTTTCCTCTGTGGTTTGtccttttcagaaaactgtacCACTATGGTAATCATCCCCTGCATGCTTGTGGACTTGCTATCAGAAAGCAAGACCATTTCTCTTCCTGAGCGTGCCACAcagatgtttttcttctttggcttGGGAGCTAACAACTGCTTACTCTTGGCTGCCATGTCCTATGACCATTACACTGCTATTCACAACCTGCTGCACTACACCGTCTTGATGACCCAAAAGATCTGCTTTCAGCTCATGACAGTTGCTTGTGTTACTGGGATTGTGGTGTCACTGTGCATTGTCCTTGTAGTATTcaacttgtctttctgtgactccAGCACCATCAAGCACTTTTTT TGTGACATTACATCTGTAGTCTCCCTTGCCTGTGATTACACCTTTTTTCAGAAAATGGTTCTTGCCTTCACTGCCTTTGTTTTGGTGGGGAGCTTTATTTTCATTACGATTTCCTGTGTCTTCATTGGGTCCATAGTTATGAGGATGCCATCTGCCCAGAGGAGGTTTAAGGCCTTCTCAACTTGCTCCTTCCACCTCACTGTGGTGTGCATACACTATGGATTTGATGGCTTTGTCTATCTGAGACCCAAGGACAGTGACTCATTCTGTGAAGATATGCTGATGGCTGTGACATATACAGTACTGACACCTCTGCTTAATCCCATTGTTTACagtctaagaaagaaagaaatgaaaatgtcccTAAAGAAAGTACTAGGCAATATATGTAGGTTTTCCCCTAGATGGTAA